In a genomic window of Microterricola viridarii:
- the purS gene encoding phosphoribosylformylglycinamidine synthase subunit PurS: MPTIVVEVMPKAELLDPQGKAVAGALARIGKDGISSVRIGKRFEITVDGPITDAVRAEVEQIAAEILSNSVIEDVVGIHYETPAGETH, encoded by the coding sequence GTGCCCACGATCGTCGTCGAAGTAATGCCGAAGGCCGAACTGCTGGACCCGCAGGGCAAGGCCGTAGCCGGCGCCCTCGCCCGAATCGGTAAGGACGGAATCAGCTCCGTGCGCATCGGAAAGCGCTTCGAGATCACCGTTGACGGACCGATCACCGACGCCGTGCGCGCCGAGGTCGAGCAGATCGCCGCGGAGATCCTCTCCAACTCGGTGATTGAAGACGTGGTGGGCATCCACTACGAGACCCCCGCCGGAGAGACGCACTGA
- a CDS encoding ATP-binding cassette domain-containing protein → MSFIQIEGLVKIYRPKGADPVHALDGVDLDVRQGTVRALLGPNGAGKTTMVKALTTLIRPDAGRATIDGIDVVRDAHRIRPIIGVSGQYAAVDENLTGFENLEMVGRLYHLGAKASKRRAQELIDAFELTEAQNRPVKGFSGGMRRRIDLAGAIFSRPPVLFLDEPTTGLDPRSRLGMWDVITSLVSEGTTVLLTTQYLEEADRLADDISVIDGGKLIAEGTADELKAQIGGQQIELTLMDAADGGVAGEILRRHGEAQPHVGGDGRELSVGVREGPIALERVLGELNAAGIRLHDAGMRRPTLDDVFLKLTGHSAGGEEEQDAEVKS, encoded by the coding sequence GTGAGCTTTATTCAGATCGAGGGTCTGGTGAAGATCTACCGGCCCAAGGGCGCCGACCCGGTGCATGCACTCGACGGCGTCGACCTCGACGTGCGGCAGGGCACCGTGCGTGCGCTGCTCGGCCCGAACGGCGCGGGCAAGACCACCATGGTCAAGGCGCTGACGACGCTGATCAGGCCGGATGCCGGCCGCGCCACGATCGACGGCATCGACGTGGTGCGTGACGCGCACCGCATCCGCCCGATCATCGGCGTCTCCGGCCAGTACGCCGCCGTCGACGAGAACCTCACCGGATTCGAGAACCTCGAGATGGTCGGCCGGCTCTACCACCTGGGCGCGAAGGCCTCCAAGCGCCGGGCGCAGGAGCTGATCGACGCCTTCGAGCTGACCGAGGCGCAGAACCGCCCGGTCAAGGGCTTCTCGGGCGGCATGCGGCGGCGCATCGACCTGGCCGGCGCCATCTTCTCCCGCCCGCCGGTGCTGTTCCTCGACGAGCCGACGACGGGCCTGGACCCGCGCAGTCGGCTCGGCATGTGGGACGTCATCACGTCGCTGGTGAGCGAGGGCACGACGGTGCTGCTGACCACGCAGTACCTCGAGGAGGCCGACCGCCTGGCCGACGACATCTCGGTGATCGACGGAGGCAAGCTGATCGCTGAGGGCACCGCCGACGAGCTCAAGGCGCAGATCGGCGGCCAGCAGATCGAGCTGACGCTGATGGACGCCGCCGACGGCGGCGTGGCCGGCGAGATCCTGCGCCGGCACGGCGAGGCCCAGCCGCACGTGGGCGGCGACGGCCGGGAGCTCTCCGTCGGGGTGCGCGAGGGCCCGATCGCGCTGGAGCGGGTGCTCGGCGAGCTGAACGCCGCCGGCATCCGTCTGCACGATGCCGGCATGCGCCGGCCAACCCTCGACGATGTGTTCCTCAAACTCACCGGGCATTCCGCCGGCGGCGAGGAGGAGCAAGACGCGGAGGTGAAGTCATGA
- a CDS encoding ABC transporter permease, with protein sequence MSGQRTESTGSADSTDSLAATEVKEAVVGTGLPNAASIPTSVGTWISDGWITTRRNLIKIKRVPDILVFTTLQPIMFVLLFTYIYSGVITIPGSSYTEFIMAGIFAQTVVFGSTYSGSAMAQDLKDGIIDRFRTLPMSPSAVLIGRTNGDLCINGLSMVVMMLTGLIVGWRINSSFWEGVAGVALLLLFAYAFSWVMAFVGMSVRSPEVINNVAFLILFPLTFISNAFVPAETLPPVLQTIAEYNPVSALVQAARELFGNVPPGAPVGDAWTQQNPIATVLIGVAVMLGVFVPLCIRKFVRISSH encoded by the coding sequence ATGAGCGGCCAGCGCACCGAATCGACCGGCTCGGCCGATTCAACCGACTCGCTCGCGGCGACCGAGGTCAAGGAGGCCGTCGTCGGCACCGGGCTGCCGAATGCCGCCAGCATTCCGACATCCGTCGGCACCTGGATCAGCGACGGCTGGATCACGACCCGGCGCAACCTCATCAAGATCAAGCGGGTGCCGGACATCCTGGTCTTCACGACCCTGCAACCGATCATGTTCGTGCTGTTGTTCACCTACATCTACTCGGGCGTCATCACGATCCCCGGCAGCAGCTACACCGAGTTCATCATGGCCGGCATCTTCGCCCAGACCGTGGTGTTCGGCTCCACCTACTCCGGCTCGGCGATGGCGCAGGACCTGAAGGACGGCATCATCGACCGCTTCCGCACCCTGCCGATGAGCCCGTCGGCCGTGCTGATCGGGCGCACGAACGGCGACCTCTGCATCAACGGGCTCTCGATGGTCGTGATGATGCTCACCGGCCTGATCGTCGGCTGGCGCATCAACTCCAGCTTCTGGGAGGGCGTCGCCGGCGTCGCCCTGCTCCTGCTGTTCGCCTACGCCTTCTCCTGGGTGATGGCGTTCGTCGGCATGAGCGTGCGCAGCCCCGAGGTGATCAACAACGTGGCGTTCCTGATCCTATTCCCGCTGACGTTCATCTCCAACGCGTTCGTGCCGGCCGAGACGCTGCCGCCGGTGCTGCAGACCATCGCCGAGTACAACCCGGTGTCGGCGCTGGTGCAGGCGGCCCGCGAGCTGTTCGGCAACGTGCCGCCGGGCGCCCCGGTCGGCGACGCCTGGACCCAGCAGAACCCGATCGCGACGGTGCTGATCGGCGTCGCCGTGATGCTCGGGGTGTTCGTGCCGCTGTGCATCCGCAAGTTCGTGCGGATCAGCTCGCACTGA
- a CDS encoding kynureninase: MTPFPKPGPGLHRAAGASDSPLNGAPGTTAAGTVSAGSVSAGTDSTGSDALLAFARQADAADPLAHYRARFAGADSDLVYFDGNSLGRPPVSAIERVETFLREEWAGRLIRGWDENWLRLPYEIGDRIGASVIGAAAGQTVIGDSTTVLLYKLSRAAVDAQVARDPERTEIVLDTDNFPTDRYVLDGIAKERGLTLRWIEVDTSAGVTAEQLSGVVGPKTALVVLSHVAYRSAHLADAAELTRIAHEAGALILWDLCHSAGATAVEADAWGFDLAVGCTYKYLNGGPGSPAFAYVREGLQGELSQPIQGWWGTSDMFAMGPRYEPAPGMQRFVSGTASIVGMLAMQDTLEMIEEAGMAAIRAKSEALTAYAICLHEAWLAPLGATLATPADPAERGGHVTLHHPAMREVNARLWTQEVIPDYRDPGGLRIGLAPLSTSFDEVYRGLAAARDTLVAVLAEKQ; this comes from the coding sequence ATGACCCCGTTCCCGAAGCCGGGCCCCGGCCTGCACCGCGCCGCCGGCGCATCCGACTCACCGCTCAACGGCGCACCGGGCACCACGGCGGCGGGCACCGTCAGCGCAGGCAGTGTCAGCGCCGGCACCGACAGCACCGGCAGCGACGCCCTGCTCGCCTTTGCCCGGCAGGCGGATGCCGCAGACCCGCTCGCCCACTACCGCGCCCGCTTCGCCGGGGCCGACAGCGACCTGGTCTACTTCGACGGCAACTCGCTCGGGCGCCCGCCGGTTTCGGCGATCGAGCGGGTCGAGACCTTCCTCCGCGAGGAGTGGGCCGGCCGGCTGATCCGCGGCTGGGACGAGAACTGGCTGCGCCTGCCCTACGAGATCGGCGACCGGATCGGCGCCTCCGTGATCGGCGCGGCCGCTGGTCAGACCGTCATCGGCGATTCCACCACGGTGCTGCTGTACAAGCTCTCCCGCGCCGCTGTCGACGCCCAGGTGGCGCGCGACCCGGAGCGCACCGAGATCGTGCTCGACACCGACAACTTCCCGACCGACCGCTACGTGCTCGACGGCATCGCGAAGGAGCGCGGCCTCACCCTGCGCTGGATCGAGGTCGACACGAGCGCCGGCGTGACCGCCGAGCAGCTTTCCGGCGTCGTCGGCCCGAAGACGGCGCTCGTCGTGCTCTCGCACGTCGCCTACCGCTCCGCCCATCTGGCGGATGCCGCCGAGCTCACCCGCATCGCGCACGAGGCCGGCGCGCTCATCCTCTGGGACCTCTGCCACTCGGCCGGCGCGACCGCGGTGGAGGCGGACGCCTGGGGCTTCGACCTGGCCGTCGGCTGCACCTACAAGTACTTGAACGGCGGCCCGGGCTCCCCCGCCTTCGCCTACGTGCGAGAGGGGCTGCAGGGCGAGCTGTCCCAGCCGATCCAGGGCTGGTGGGGCACCAGCGACATGTTCGCGATGGGGCCCCGGTATGAGCCGGCGCCCGGCATGCAGCGCTTCGTCAGCGGCACCGCCTCCATCGTGGGCATGCTCGCGATGCAGGACACGCTGGAGATGATCGAGGAGGCGGGCATGGCCGCCATCCGCGCGAAGTCGGAGGCGCTGACGGCGTATGCGATCTGCCTGCACGAGGCGTGGCTGGCGCCGCTCGGCGCGACCCTGGCGACGCCGGCCGACCCGGCCGAGCGCGGCGGGCACGTCACCCTGCACCACCCCGCGATGCGCGAGGTGAACGCCCGGCTCTGGACGCAGGAAGTGATCCCCGACTACCGCGACCCGGGCGGCCTCCGCATCGGCCTGGCCCCGCTGTCGACGAGCTTCGACGAGGTCTACCGCGGCCTGGCCGCCGCCCGCGACACGCTCGTGGCGGTGCTCGCCGAGAAGCAGTAG
- a CDS encoding amidohydrolase family protein: MLHLGVQQWWSGGWRGPAVFALRESKRGRLLHPLPGSGRAAAPVDLELPGTLFPTLTDHHVHLGLGEPELLLPGGITSVTDLGWIPADAAAWLAAGAAAGSTLPEVRIAGAFLSCAGGYPSASGWAPAGATVELAADAAESGAAADAVAAQAAAGASVIKLMFNSVAGPVPADAVAFAVVAAARANGLPVVAHTEGAGQAERALTAGVSTLAHAPFTERLGDALLERMAGAGLAWISTLDIHGWGAETPERLTAIDNVRRFAAAGGRVLYGTDLGNGPLPKGVNERELLALAAAGLTPDALVASIAGGDPAPQAAIGPRLAWVPGTPPTTGYSSDTARWLAGARGTTTAQLEETLP, from the coding sequence GTGCTCCACCTCGGCGTGCAGCAGTGGTGGTCGGGCGGATGGCGCGGGCCGGCCGTGTTCGCACTGCGCGAATCCAAAAGGGGCCGTCTGCTGCATCCGCTGCCCGGCTCTGGCCGCGCCGCGGCGCCCGTCGATCTCGAGCTGCCCGGCACGCTGTTCCCGACCCTCACCGATCACCACGTGCACCTCGGCCTGGGCGAGCCGGAGCTGCTGCTGCCCGGCGGCATCACGAGCGTCACCGACCTCGGCTGGATCCCCGCCGACGCCGCCGCCTGGCTCGCCGCCGGCGCGGCCGCGGGCTCGACGCTGCCCGAGGTGCGCATCGCCGGCGCCTTCCTCAGCTGCGCGGGCGGCTACCCGAGCGCCTCCGGCTGGGCGCCGGCCGGCGCCACGGTCGAGCTCGCCGCCGACGCCGCCGAATCCGGGGCGGCAGCGGATGCCGTCGCCGCCCAGGCAGCAGCCGGCGCCAGCGTGATCAAGCTCATGTTCAACAGCGTCGCCGGGCCGGTCCCGGCCGACGCCGTGGCCTTCGCCGTCGTGGCAGCCGCCCGCGCGAACGGCCTCCCCGTCGTCGCGCACACCGAGGGCGCCGGGCAGGCCGAGCGGGCGCTGACCGCCGGGGTGTCCACCCTCGCCCACGCCCCATTCACCGAGCGGCTCGGCGACGCCCTGCTCGAGCGCATGGCCGGCGCCGGGCTGGCCTGGATCTCCACGCTCGACATCCACGGCTGGGGCGCGGAGACGCCCGAGCGCCTGACCGCCATCGACAACGTGCGCCGCTTCGCCGCGGCCGGCGGGCGCGTGCTGTACGGCACCGACCTCGGCAACGGTCCGCTGCCGAAGGGGGTGAACGAGCGCGAGCTGCTCGCCCTGGCCGCGGCCGGGCTGACCCCGGATGCCCTCGTCGCCAGCATCGCCGGCGGCGACCCCGCACCGCAGGCCGCGATCGGGCCGCGCCTGGCTTGGGTCCCCGGAACCCCGCCCACCACCGGCTACAGTTCTGACACCGCCCGCTGGCTCGCCGGAGCCCGCGGCACCACGACCGCCCAGCTCGAGGAGACCCTGCCATGA
- a CDS encoding tryptophan 2,3-dioxygenase yields MSVEKNTRDFDPGIVTDFSERMSYGGYLQLDTLLSAQLPVSTPEHHDELLFIVQHQTTELWLKLVLHELASARDLLRADQLAPALKRIARVKHIQRTLTEQWSVLATLTPTEYAEFRGFLGNSSGFQSWQYRAVEFVLGNKNRRMLSVFQADAAASALLSELLEAPSIYDEFLRYLHRAGHAVPVSVLERDVTEAWVLDPELVPVFTNIYEHASENWSAYEACEEFVDLEENFQLWRFRHLKTVQRTIGMKTGTGGSTGAAFLQKALELTFFPELYAVRTEIGR; encoded by the coding sequence GTGTCGGTCGAGAAGAACACCCGTGATTTCGATCCCGGCATCGTGACCGACTTCAGCGAGCGGATGAGCTACGGCGGCTACCTGCAGCTGGACACCCTGCTCTCGGCCCAGCTGCCGGTGAGCACGCCGGAGCACCACGACGAGCTGCTCTTCATCGTGCAGCACCAGACCACCGAGCTCTGGCTCAAGCTCGTGCTGCACGAGCTGGCCAGCGCCCGCGACCTGCTCCGCGCCGACCAGCTCGCCCCCGCGCTCAAGCGCATCGCCCGGGTCAAGCACATCCAGCGCACGCTCACCGAGCAGTGGTCGGTGCTGGCCACCCTCACCCCCACCGAGTACGCCGAGTTCCGCGGCTTCCTCGGCAACTCCAGCGGCTTCCAGTCGTGGCAGTACCGCGCGGTCGAGTTCGTGCTCGGCAACAAGAACCGGCGCATGTTGAGCGTGTTCCAGGCGGATGCCGCGGCTTCCGCCCTGCTCAGCGAACTGCTCGAGGCGCCCAGCATCTACGACGAGTTCCTGCGCTACCTGCACCGGGCCGGGCATGCCGTGCCGGTATCCGTGCTGGAGCGCGACGTGACCGAGGCGTGGGTGCTCGACCCGGAGCTGGTGCCCGTGTTCACGAACATCTACGAGCATGCCAGCGAGAACTGGTCGGCGTACGAGGCGTGCGAGGAGTTCGTCGACCTGGAGGAGAACTTCCAGCTCTGGCGGTTCCGGCACCTGAAGACTGTGCAGCGCACCATCGGCATGAAGACCGGCACCGGCGGATCGACCGGCGCCGCGTTCCTGCAGAAGGCGCTGGAGCTCACCTTCTTCCCCGAGCTCTACGCGGTGCGCACCGAAATCGGCCGCTGA
- a CDS encoding TetR/AcrR family transcriptional regulator produces the protein MSSSDGAARARRPGSAPPGRRKDAQRNYDRLLLEARRVVAEQGSAASLEEIARRAELGIATLYRHFPNRTELLRALYEQALAEVEAAASDARAAPNAWQGLAGYVERLAAWLIEDPGLLPIIEHLGAAEPDYRPGGTLERPLAELIARAQAAGELRPDVDVADLARLITMLGGLSRGRGPAVARSWRRELGIVLDGLRAENVRNPLPGEPAG, from the coding sequence ATGAGCTCTTCCGACGGAGCCGCACGCGCGCGCCGTCCCGGCAGCGCACCGCCGGGACGGCGTAAAGACGCACAGCGCAACTACGACCGCCTGCTGCTGGAGGCGCGCCGCGTCGTGGCCGAGCAGGGCAGCGCGGCGTCGCTCGAGGAGATCGCGCGGCGCGCGGAACTCGGCATCGCGACCCTCTACCGGCACTTCCCGAATCGCACGGAACTGCTGCGGGCGCTCTACGAGCAGGCGCTCGCCGAGGTGGAGGCCGCGGCATCCGATGCCCGCGCCGCCCCGAACGCCTGGCAGGGCCTCGCGGGCTACGTGGAGCGGCTGGCCGCCTGGCTGATCGAGGACCCTGGTCTGCTCCCGATCATCGAGCACCTGGGCGCGGCCGAGCCCGATTACCGCCCGGGCGGCACCCTGGAGCGGCCACTGGCCGAGCTCATCGCCCGGGCGCAGGCGGCCGGCGAGCTGCGTCCCGACGTCGACGTGGCCGACCTGGCCCGCCTGATCACGATGCTCGGCGGGCTGTCGCGCGGCCGCGGACCGGCCGTGGCACGCAGCTGGCGCCGCGAGCTGGGGATCGTGCTGGACGGGCTGCGCGCCGAGAACGTGCGCAACCCGCTGCCGGGCGAACCTGCCGGCTAG
- a CDS encoding VOC family protein encodes MTAPTPARSAADLLAPDTGMGAVTLRVGNLDAMIAYYRDAVTLQLLSHEGSVAVLGRGTTPIVILQHAPELANPEPRAAGLFHTAILFETQAALAAAVYSVASRHPNTFTGSADHLVSEAFYFNDPEGNGIELYWDRSRTEWSWTHGSIEMATLALDPNAYLQAHLTEAGVADPVVGGAVVGHVHLSVGDVASARDFYVDTLGFDSTAEMGGSALFVSAGGYHHHMAMNTWNSRGAGRRQLALGLGQVEILVPDADSLGALEERMTHHKVGVRNDGQTLSFDDPWANVIRVRTA; translated from the coding sequence ATGACCGCACCAACTCCTGCACGTAGCGCCGCCGACCTGCTCGCCCCCGACACCGGGATGGGAGCGGTGACCCTCCGCGTCGGCAACCTCGACGCCATGATCGCGTACTACCGCGATGCGGTCACCCTGCAGCTGCTCAGCCACGAGGGCAGCGTCGCCGTGCTCGGCCGCGGCACCACCCCGATCGTCATCCTGCAGCACGCCCCCGAGCTCGCGAACCCCGAGCCGCGCGCCGCCGGGCTGTTCCACACCGCGATCCTGTTCGAGACCCAGGCCGCCCTCGCCGCCGCCGTCTACTCGGTCGCCAGCCGCCACCCGAACACCTTCACCGGCAGCGCCGACCACCTCGTCAGCGAGGCGTTCTACTTCAACGACCCGGAGGGCAACGGCATCGAGCTGTACTGGGACCGCAGCCGCACCGAGTGGAGCTGGACCCACGGCTCCATCGAGATGGCCACCCTCGCCCTCGACCCCAACGCCTACCTGCAGGCCCACCTCACCGAGGCCGGCGTGGCCGACCCCGTTGTCGGCGGCGCCGTCGTCGGGCACGTGCACCTCTCGGTCGGCGACGTGGCCAGCGCCCGCGATTTCTACGTGGACACGCTCGGCTTCGACTCCACCGCCGAGATGGGCGGCAGCGCCCTCTTCGTCTCGGCCGGCGGCTACCACCACCACATGGCCATGAACACGTGGAACAGCCGCGGCGCCGGCCGCCGCCAGCTGGCCCTCGGCCTCGGCCAGGTCGAGATCCTGGTGCCGGATGCCGACTCCCTCGGCGCCCTGGAGGAGCGGATGACGCACCACAAGGTGGGCGTGCGCAACGACGGTCAGACGCTCAGCTTCGACGACCCGTGGGCGAACGTCATCCGGGTGCGCACGGCCTAG
- a CDS encoding phosphoribosylaminoimidazolesuccinocarboxamide synthase yields the protein MTNETQPSASSAVDLPGWTHVYSGKVRDLYVPSATMTDDDTWTGDPLAASPEVLVVASDRVSAFDHVLEPGIPGKGELLTTLSLWWFDQLRVPNHLIADHGLDGASRIPAAVAGRSMLVRTLDMFPVECVVRGYLTGSGWKEYQTSQTVCGIPLPAGLQNGDRLPEPIYTPAWKAPMGEHDENISYERTVELVGPDVAAELRALSLQIFADASAIAEAHGLILADTKFEFGADRETGVIRLGDEVLTSDSSRYWDGEAYAAGTTPEARMASFDKQIVRDWLAANWDQQGTPPELPAEIVEQTAARYRELLGRLTAL from the coding sequence GTGACCAACGAGACCCAGCCCTCAGCATCGTCCGCCGTCGACCTCCCGGGCTGGACCCACGTGTACTCAGGCAAGGTGCGCGACCTCTACGTGCCGAGCGCGACGATGACCGACGACGACACCTGGACGGGCGACCCGCTCGCCGCCAGCCCCGAGGTGCTCGTTGTCGCCAGCGACCGGGTGAGCGCCTTCGACCACGTGCTCGAGCCCGGCATCCCCGGCAAGGGCGAGCTGCTCACCACCCTCAGCCTCTGGTGGTTCGACCAGCTGCGCGTGCCCAACCACCTCATCGCCGACCACGGCCTGGACGGCGCCAGCCGCATCCCCGCCGCCGTCGCCGGCCGCTCGATGCTGGTGCGCACCCTGGACATGTTCCCGGTCGAGTGCGTCGTCCGCGGTTACCTGACCGGCAGCGGCTGGAAGGAATACCAGACCTCGCAGACGGTGTGCGGCATCCCGCTGCCCGCCGGCCTGCAGAACGGCGACCGCCTGCCCGAGCCGATCTACACCCCGGCGTGGAAGGCCCCGATGGGCGAGCACGACGAGAACATCAGCTACGAGCGCACGGTCGAGCTGGTGGGCCCGGATGTCGCGGCCGAGCTCCGCGCGCTGTCGCTGCAGATCTTCGCCGACGCCTCCGCCATCGCCGAGGCGCACGGGCTGATCCTGGCCGACACCAAGTTCGAGTTCGGCGCCGACCGCGAGACCGGCGTGATCCGCCTCGGCGACGAGGTGCTCACGAGCGACTCCAGCCGCTACTGGGACGGCGAGGCGTACGCCGCCGGCACCACCCCGGAGGCGCGCATGGCCAGCTTCGACAAGCAGATCGTGCGCGACTGGCTCGCCGCCAACTGGGACCAGCAGGGCACCCCGCCCGAGCTTCCGGCCGAGATCGTCGAGCAGACGGCGGCCCGCTACCGCGAGCTGCTCGGGCGGCTGACTGCGCTCTAG
- a CDS encoding MgtC/SapB family protein, giving the protein MTINWFTDTLGTEMVLLGLAFVLSAVIGLERLWHRKSTGLRTHTLVGVGSALFTLVSAYGFSQVTDPNAVVDPSRIAAQVVSGIGFLGAGVIFVRQNVVNGLTTAASIWMTAAVGMACGAGMPVLASAATVMHLFTTTLLSRFGRRLRPVPEDTVVVQYKGGREVLSEVLAAATSLGLRTSLTSTKAIETPSGAERIEAVLTFDSAGRRAQQQLLQDLSGIRGVVSVALADEDSD; this is encoded by the coding sequence ATGACGATCAACTGGTTCACCGACACGCTGGGCACCGAGATGGTGCTGCTCGGCCTGGCGTTCGTGCTCTCCGCCGTGATCGGCCTCGAGCGGCTCTGGCATCGCAAGAGCACCGGGCTGCGCACGCACACGCTCGTCGGCGTCGGCTCGGCCCTGTTCACCCTCGTCTCGGCCTACGGCTTCAGCCAGGTGACCGACCCGAACGCGGTCGTCGACCCCTCGCGCATCGCGGCACAGGTGGTCTCCGGCATCGGCTTCCTCGGCGCGGGCGTAATCTTCGTGCGGCAGAACGTCGTCAACGGCCTGACGACCGCCGCGTCGATCTGGATGACGGCCGCCGTCGGCATGGCCTGCGGCGCCGGCATGCCGGTGCTCGCCAGCGCCGCCACCGTCATGCACCTGTTCACGACCACGCTGCTCTCGCGCTTCGGCCGGCGCCTGCGCCCTGTCCCCGAGGACACCGTCGTCGTGCAGTACAAGGGCGGCCGGGAGGTGCTGAGCGAGGTCCTCGCCGCGGCGACCTCGCTCGGGCTGCGCACCTCGCTGACGAGCACGAAGGCCATCGAGACGCCGAGCGGGGCCGAGCGGATCGAGGCGGTGCTCACCTTCGACAGCGCGGGGCGCCGGGCGCAGCAGCAGCTGCTCCAGGACCTCTCCGGCATCCGCGGCGTCGTCTCGGTGGCGCTCGCCGACGAGGACTCGGACTAG
- a CDS encoding glycoside hydrolase family 5 protein produces MQRRTVRLITAIATAALAVSIATPVYAETPTPVPPIPVLTGAELSASWAAPLSTRGRYVVDANGNRFKLKSANWDGAQGHWNGTQPKSDPANHNNGLTYDIPLGLDRVPLNTLMADFHAVGINSIRLPFSNEMLGMTAPVPDAAVLANPQLKGKTPLQIFDAAVAALTADGFAVILNNHSTTSRWCCGENDGNSKPHSSQTLDKFVSDWAFLAARYADNPRVVGMDLRNEVRRDITDDPNWGMGDANDLYKAYQLAAIAIQKVNPNTLIVMEGINWQGIPLDGFFHERPNLRPVATTSNTILFPDKLVYSSHVYGFTGPKHTGATGLGETHDPRYRDMTATELSTALKAESLFVTTTGQHYTAPVWVSEFGTTGAGQDNPKEIAWWGNLIDVFVANDTDFAVWPLVTHATDAGVFSDKFALIGYSASGTKFSIADDWRYPAWSKLVTANGKTGPVAVEARWNMLGSDSHQPDTNASLRMQTQPDWDTGKWKGSCPDSERLVGVSRSANRALCTDNAQPALGNAYTAVSNESTVTHDWAGGYSKLQCPSGQIATGLSLNNTTTNKWATSKLLCTQSSDALPASQGRTLWFDKADNRPAGVGSRASDWAPGKFKGQCNNNEYIAGVAYTYRWNNGGVPSALLCKPLS; encoded by the coding sequence ATGCAACGTCGCACCGTGCGGCTCATCACCGCGATCGCGACGGCCGCCTTGGCCGTGTCGATCGCCACCCCCGTGTACGCAGAGACCCCGACACCCGTCCCGCCGATCCCCGTGCTCACCGGGGCCGAGCTCTCCGCGTCCTGGGCCGCCCCGCTCAGCACCCGCGGCCGCTACGTCGTCGACGCCAACGGCAACCGCTTCAAGCTGAAGTCGGCGAACTGGGACGGCGCCCAAGGGCACTGGAACGGCACGCAGCCGAAGTCCGACCCGGCCAACCACAACAACGGGCTCACCTACGACATCCCGTTGGGGCTCGACCGGGTGCCGCTGAACACGCTCATGGCCGACTTCCACGCGGTCGGCATCAACAGCATCCGCCTGCCGTTCTCCAACGAGATGCTGGGCATGACGGCGCCGGTCCCGGATGCCGCCGTGCTGGCGAACCCGCAGCTAAAGGGCAAGACACCGCTGCAGATCTTCGACGCGGCGGTGGCCGCGCTCACCGCCGACGGCTTCGCCGTCATCCTGAACAACCACAGCACGACCTCGCGCTGGTGTTGCGGCGAGAACGACGGCAACTCCAAGCCGCACAGCAGCCAGACCCTCGACAAGTTCGTCAGCGACTGGGCGTTCCTGGCCGCGCGCTACGCCGACAACCCGCGCGTGGTCGGCATGGACCTCCGCAACGAGGTGCGCCGCGACATCACGGACGACCCCAACTGGGGCATGGGCGACGCCAACGACCTGTACAAGGCGTACCAGCTGGCGGCGATCGCCATCCAGAAGGTGAACCCGAACACGCTGATCGTGATGGAGGGCATCAACTGGCAGGGCATCCCGCTCGACGGCTTCTTCCACGAGCGGCCCAACCTGCGCCCCGTCGCGACGACGTCGAACACGATCCTGTTCCCCGACAAGCTCGTGTACTCCTCGCACGTCTACGGCTTCACCGGCCCGAAGCACACCGGGGCCACCGGCCTGGGCGAGACCCACGACCCGCGCTACCGCGACATGACCGCCACCGAGCTCTCCACGGCGCTGAAGGCGGAGTCGCTGTTCGTGACGACCACGGGCCAGCACTACACGGCCCCGGTCTGGGTGAGCGAGTTCGGCACCACCGGCGCCGGCCAGGACAACCCCAAGGAGATCGCCTGGTGGGGCAACCTCATCGACGTGTTCGTCGCCAACGACACCGACTTCGCCGTCTGGCCGCTCGTCACCCACGCCACCGACGCGGGCGTGTTCAGCGACAAGTTCGCGCTGATCGGCTACTCGGCCAGCGGCACCAAGTTCAGCATCGCGGATGACTGGCGCTACCCGGCGTGGAGCAAGCTCGTCACCGCGAACGGCAAGACGGGCCCCGTCGCCGTCGAGGCCCGCTGGAACATGCTCGGCAGCGACAGCCACCAGCCAGACACCAACGCCTCGCTGCGCATGCAGACCCAGCCCGACTGGGACACCGGCAAGTGGAAGGGCAGCTGCCCCGACTCGGAGCGGCTGGTCGGCGTCTCGCGCAGCGCGAACCGCGCGCTGTGCACCGACAACGCGCAGCCGGCCCTGGGCAACGCGTACACCGCGGTGAGCAATGAGTCCACGGTGACGCACGACTGGGCGGGCGGATACAGCAAGCTGCAGTGCCCGAGCGGCCAGATCGCCACCGGCCTCAGCCTGAACAACACCACGACGAACAAGTGGGCGACGTCCAAGCTGCTCTGCACGCAGAGCAGCGACGCCCTGCCCGCCAGCCAGGGCCGCACGCTGTGGTTCGACAAGGCCGACAACCGCCCGGCCGGTGTCGGCTCACGGGCGAGCGACTGGGCGCCCGGCAAGTTCAAGGGCCAGTGCAACAACAACGAGTACATCGCCGGTGTCGCGTACACCTACCGCTGGAACAACGGCGGCGTGCCGAGCGCGCTGCTCTGCAAGCCGCTGAGCTAG